The following proteins are encoded in a genomic region of Vibrio sinaloensis:
- a CDS encoding TetR/AcrR family transcriptional regulator, with protein MSKRSDIKQEDIIRSAIEVFSAKGFDQASMEGISKQAGVSKRTLYKYYPNKEALFDVIIDNLLCRFDDQYEVRFEPSIALEQQLLEYTLKQLCYISNQDFQLTARLVMAECIRCKENSKLLVAKFESIEDAHGLQQWAQQGVDAGMLDIQDVSAAIEQYIGAIKAAVFWPQLIAHLPPASPEQVEQTAKLAVTSFVATYQSDKHS; from the coding sequence ATGAGCAAACGAAGCGATATAAAACAAGAAGATATCATCCGATCAGCGATTGAGGTGTTTTCAGCCAAAGGGTTTGATCAAGCCAGTATGGAGGGCATCTCCAAACAGGCAGGCGTTTCAAAGCGAACTCTGTACAAGTATTATCCCAATAAAGAAGCGCTGTTTGACGTGATTATCGATAATCTGCTGTGTCGGTTCGACGATCAGTATGAGGTCAGGTTTGAGCCCTCAATTGCGCTTGAACAACAGCTGTTGGAGTACACTCTCAAACAACTGTGCTACATCAGCAATCAAGACTTTCAACTGACCGCGAGGTTGGTGATGGCGGAGTGCATTCGCTGCAAAGAGAACTCCAAATTACTGGTCGCCAAGTTTGAATCTATTGAAGATGCTCACGGCTTGCAGCAATGGGCTCAGCAGGGTGTGGATGCGGGGATGCTCGATATCCAAGACGTTTCAGCAGCGATAGAGCAATATATTGGCGCCATAAAAGCCGCTGTGTTCTGGCCACAGCTGATTGCCCACCTTCCCCCTGCCTCCCCAGAGCAGGTGGAGCAAACCGCGAAACTGGCTGTCACAAGCTTTGTTGCAACTTATCAGAGCGACAAACACTCCTAA
- a CDS encoding mechanosensitive ion channel family protein: protein MNAILENLPAPPIATWLENIDSNVITITIASLVVWLIWRLVYRQLEKLVDRTRFHWDDLVLAAIKRPVSTLIWCWPATISAGLLLQDYTLSKLDWLTTLKHFLLIGIFLWIVIGLINNLESYVLDQNKRDETTVQAVAKIARLFFVVIATLTIMQAFGLSLSGLLTFGGVGGLVVGFAAKDLLSNFFGGMMIYFDRPFKVGDWIRSPDREIEGTVERIGWRMTIIRTFDKRPLYVPNSVFSSIVVENPSRMQNRRIKEDIGIRYKDGDKVELIVTEIKQMLKSHPDIDAKQTLIVNFNGFGPSSLTLMVYTFTKTVNWIRYHNVKQDVLLKIYAIIKQHDADIAFPTQTIHVEPQHAGELASPHST from the coding sequence ATGAATGCCATACTCGAAAACCTTCCAGCTCCTCCCATCGCCACCTGGCTTGAAAATATAGATAGTAATGTCATCACAATTACCATCGCCAGCTTGGTCGTTTGGCTGATTTGGCGTTTGGTCTATCGCCAACTGGAAAAACTGGTCGATAGAACTCGTTTTCATTGGGATGACCTGGTGCTCGCCGCCATTAAGCGGCCTGTGAGTACTCTAATATGGTGCTGGCCTGCCACCATATCAGCAGGCCTGCTGCTCCAGGATTACACCCTATCTAAACTGGATTGGTTAACTACGCTCAAACACTTCTTGCTTATCGGTATCTTTCTCTGGATCGTTATCGGCCTGATTAACAATCTTGAGTCATATGTACTTGATCAAAATAAACGAGATGAAACCACCGTTCAGGCAGTGGCAAAAATCGCTCGGTTATTTTTTGTGGTTATCGCCACCCTGACAATTATGCAAGCGTTCGGCCTTAGCCTATCTGGACTACTCACGTTTGGCGGTGTCGGTGGTCTGGTGGTCGGTTTTGCAGCGAAAGATCTACTCTCAAACTTTTTTGGCGGGATGATGATTTATTTTGATCGTCCGTTTAAGGTTGGGGACTGGATTCGCTCTCCTGATCGTGAGATTGAGGGCACCGTTGAGCGCATCGGCTGGCGGATGACCATCATTCGAACCTTCGATAAACGCCCGCTCTACGTACCCAATTCGGTATTCAGTAGCATAGTGGTGGAAAACCCTTCGCGAATGCAAAATCGCCGTATCAAAGAAGATATCGGCATCCGCTATAAGGATGGCGATAAAGTTGAGCTGATCGTGACTGAGATTAAGCAAATGCTGAAGTCGCACCCAGATATTGATGCTAAACAAACCCTTATCGTTAACTTCAACGGTTTTGGCCCCTCATCGCTGACCTTGATGGTCTATACCTTTACCAAGACGGTGAACTGGATTCGCTACCACAACGTTAAGCAAGATGTGCTGCTGAAAATCTACGCCATTATCAAACAACATGATGCGGATATCGCGTTTCCTACTCAAACCATTCATGTTGAGCCGCAGCACGCTGGCGAACTCGCCTCTCCACACTCAACCTAG
- a CDS encoding DUF2850 domain-containing protein, protein MTHNSMFKTVAISVFVLLAVGFGSLLYFSYQDYVHPKHVYGRWIEVGAPPYQTEVLELNASGVFRNERLVATHFDFDGKQVFIETGNGIAIYQIAGTFDSPQLRRLQPNSPTQRFIKEGFEETIDMEGGGSAKNRRSALADHFGNQ, encoded by the coding sequence ATGACCCATAACTCTATGTTTAAAACTGTCGCCATCAGTGTATTTGTCTTGTTGGCTGTTGGCTTTGGCAGCTTGCTGTACTTCAGTTACCAAGACTATGTTCACCCTAAACATGTCTATGGACGGTGGATTGAGGTTGGCGCTCCCCCCTACCAGACTGAAGTGCTAGAGCTTAACGCCAGCGGGGTGTTTCGCAACGAGCGCTTGGTTGCAACCCATTTTGATTTTGACGGCAAGCAAGTGTTCATCGAAACCGGCAACGGCATAGCCATCTATCAGATAGCAGGTACGTTCGACTCGCCCCAGTTGCGACGCTTGCAACCCAATAGCCCAACTCAGCGCTTTATTAAAGAGGGTTTTGAAGAAACTATCGATATGGAAGGAGGAGGCTCGGCTAAGAACCGCCGCTCGGCTCTGGCTGACCACTTTGGTAATCAATAA
- a CDS encoding pyrimidine/purine nucleoside phosphorylase, giving the protein MIKANQYFEGQVQSLAFSQQDEQSSVGVMLPGEYTFGTAAPECMTVVKGALTVKLAPDADWVTYRAGESFNVAGDSSFDLKVEQATAYLCEYLS; this is encoded by the coding sequence ATGATTAAAGCGAACCAATACTTTGAAGGGCAAGTACAATCGCTGGCTTTTAGCCAACAAGATGAGCAATCAAGCGTCGGTGTGATGCTGCCGGGGGAATACACATTCGGTACCGCAGCTCCAGAATGCATGACAGTGGTGAAGGGCGCATTGACGGTGAAACTCGCCCCCGATGCTGATTGGGTAACCTATCGCGCAGGAGAGTCGTTTAATGTTGCAGGGGACTCTTCATTTGATCTCAAGGTCGAGCAAGCGACCGCTTACTTGTGTGAATACTTGAGTTAA
- a CDS encoding GGDEF domain-containing protein, with amino-acid sequence MPQLAGQKIEEMADVQALRKRKIVLLCSVVGFVYLSLFSFVRFSENDLFLGSLNFFSASVLLINIVYLSRDKKPLYASIVLSVVLSIHGLLFLNSGDSITERLLWLFPIMAVLVLVNRFRVGLGFGLLFLSTTSYFVVSNTSTPLSIHSSEIRFLLSLGALAVLCTIHAFYSSKMLDFIQSLYKEGIEDLAYLDQLTGLANRWSFENWAVEKIQQQQNTDSITALVFLDIDNFKFINDSYGHDVGDRVLKHFARRLKNNVRNKDRKSNKHDYSIARFAGDEFVLLLYDVKTAKDLENILHRVCNLFSSGYQGTERINQLTISAGVALYPEDADSLPELTRCADKAMYAAKHSGKNQYRYYRNDHAKLLTSADGLASVTPIKKASGSCT; translated from the coding sequence ATGCCACAACTTGCTGGGCAAAAGATTGAGGAAATGGCCGACGTACAAGCTTTGCGGAAACGGAAAATCGTTCTGCTTTGCTCTGTAGTGGGGTTTGTTTACTTGAGCTTGTTCAGTTTTGTGCGTTTTAGCGAAAATGATTTGTTCCTTGGCTCTCTCAATTTCTTCTCGGCAAGTGTACTTTTAATCAATATTGTTTACCTTAGTCGCGATAAGAAACCGCTTTACGCCAGCATTGTATTGAGTGTGGTTCTCTCTATCCACGGGCTTTTGTTCCTAAATAGTGGTGATAGCATTACCGAACGACTGCTGTGGCTGTTCCCTATCATGGCGGTGCTGGTTTTGGTCAACCGTTTTCGAGTAGGCTTAGGCTTTGGCTTACTTTTCCTAAGTACAACGAGCTATTTCGTTGTCAGCAATACGTCGACACCTTTATCAATCCATAGCAGTGAAATTCGTTTTTTACTCAGTCTTGGTGCACTTGCCGTGCTGTGTACTATCCACGCATTCTATTCGAGCAAGATGCTCGATTTTATACAATCCTTGTATAAAGAAGGGATTGAGGATCTCGCCTACCTCGACCAATTGACTGGTCTGGCTAACCGTTGGAGTTTTGAAAACTGGGCGGTTGAAAAAATCCAGCAACAACAAAATACAGATTCGATAACCGCGTTGGTGTTTCTTGATATCGATAACTTTAAGTTTATCAATGATAGCTACGGTCATGATGTTGGTGATCGGGTTCTGAAACACTTCGCTCGTAGGCTGAAGAACAATGTGCGCAACAAAGACAGGAAGTCCAACAAACACGACTACTCAATTGCACGTTTTGCTGGCGATGAGTTCGTGTTGTTACTCTATGATGTCAAAACGGCCAAAGACTTAGAAAATATTCTCCATCGCGTTTGTAATCTATTTAGTAGTGGCTACCAAGGAACGGAGCGGATCAATCAACTCACCATCAGTGCTGGGGTGGCACTCTACCCAGAAGACGCAGACTCGCTGCCAGAGCTAACCCGATGTGCAGACAAGGCCATGTATGCGGCGAAGCACAGCGGAAAAAACCAGTATCGTTACTATCGCAACGACCACGCTAAATTACTCACCTCTGCTGATGGCCTTGCGAGTGTAACGCCGATAAAAAAGGCTAGCGGGTCATGTACATGA